One part of the Lycorma delicatula isolate Av1 chromosome 7, ASM4794821v1, whole genome shotgun sequence genome encodes these proteins:
- the LOC142327481 gene encoding larval cuticle protein A2B-like has protein sequence MAYQIIVLACVFAAAQAGYLGAPAVVAPGAPVAYAAHAPVAYAAHAPVAYAAPVAKAVVADADYDPHPEYSYAYDIQDALTGDSKSQHESRSGDVVQGSYSLVEPDGTRRTVDYTADPVNGFNAVVHKEPAVHPAPVVAKVAAPVAYAAHAAPVAYAAHAAPVAYAAHAAPVAYTSPVARIATPVSYAAPYPYAVAHY, from the exons ATGGCTTACcag ATCATTGTTTTAGCTTGCGTTTTTGCTGCCGCTCAGGCCGGCTATTTGGGAGCTCCAGCTGTTGTTGCCCCGGGTGCCCCAGTAGCATATGCCGCACACGCTCCAGTAGCATACGCTGCACACGCCCCAGTAGCGTACGCCGCACCGGTCGCTAAGGCTGTTGTAGCCGACGCCGATTACGACCCTCATCCAGAATACAGCTACGCCTACGATATCCAAGACGCTTTGACCGGCGACTCAAAGAGCCAACACGAAAGCCGCAGCGGCGATGTCGTCCAAGGAAGCTACAGCCTCGTCGAACCTGACGGTACCAGAAGAACTGTCGATTACACCGCCGACCCGGTCAACGGATTCAACGCCGTCGTACACAAGGAACCTGCCGTACACCCGGCCCCAGTTGTCGCTAAAGTAGCAGCTCCAGTCGCTTACGCCGCTCATGCCGCACCAGTAGCATACGCCGCTCATGCCGCACCAGTAGCATACGCTGCCCACGCTGCACCAGTCGCTTACACCTCTCCTGTTGCTAGGATTGCCACTCCCGTATCTTACGCAGCACCTTACCCGTACGCCGTAGCCCACTACTAA